The stretch of DNA atgaaataaaaaaaagtaaaagtaaaacacaaaaagaaaacGCAGGGACAATGCCTTATTTTTTATCCATTTATGCATACTGCTATAGAAACCAAGAAAACGAAAGCTTGTCTAAATTTAAAACTAGAAGCATTACGACAAAGAAACAAAAGCTACACAAGGTTGTAAATGTATCATAGCACTTTTTCTTTCATTGACGAGGAGGAAGGACAATGTCTATGTCAtacaagagaaagaagaaaaaaatgtaaCCACGAAATCCACACTTGAAAACTATAAAAGcattctttttaatattttggtTAGTTCTATTATTCATACCTGATATTCCACTGATATATGAAAAGCATTATCGGAGATAAAGGTACTTTACATATGTCTCTGAATGGAGAATAATTCTAATGTGTTAGAAACTTACAATTATATGCCAATAGTCCCAGAGGAAGCAGATACAGGCAGTTCCTTAGGGACACTAAAGCAGTTCTTTGGCCAGAAGCATCAGCAAGAGAAAACATACGGAACCTGAATCAAGTAGGCAACAGTAGCAAATAAAAGACGGGTATGATTATGAATGCACTATGAATGTCTATTGTAGTTAATAAAGGAACACAAACCCTCCAGCAATGTAGTCATTGCGACACAAATAAGCAAGGGCCATAAAGTGCGGAATCTGCCAAAAATACAAAGCAGCTGGAAGAATCACTGATTTTAACGGTAGTTCACCAGATGATGCTGCCCACCTGCATTAAAGAAATGATGGTAAGCGGAAAATGAAGTGCATCAACCAAGCAGGGTGCTCAGTTTTAATTGCTAATGAGTATAATGCGACACAACAGGATCTGGTTGTTATAAACTAGAATGCCTTGTTATCCTATTTCATTTGGACAAAAGTGACTATGATAGGAACAAGCCACTCGAACACTGGCAAGAAACCATACATCTCCTTCCATCAAAATTCAATTCAGTAGTACGTTTCACAAAACTATATATTGCTACTATCCATTTCAAATTGCACAGAAGTGCCAGCCTACATGTGCAGCATgcgtgtgtgtctatatatatatatatatatatatatatatatatatatatatatatatatatatatatatatatatatatatatatatataggtgaatagatatatgtatacacacacacacacacatatatagagagagagagagaggtaggtaGGTAGGTGAATAGATAGATACAGATATATGTGTGTGGTTAGCATGGGATACACAATGATGTAAATGCATTGTACGCATAGGGCCTGAGTAGCACCTATGTGATCTTAGTATGTGTTCCTTGTGAATATATCCCTTACTGATCAAGGTGATATTTCAACCTATTAGACATAACAAATGAAAGAAGACCTTTCTCCAGTCCCCTGGAGGAGAAAAGACGAGCAATAATATTTGAGAGATAGCAAACTGGAATTTAGACACTTCGGCAATATAGCCTCCTCAACTTTTTCCCGCTCCTATCAGCTTTTCCTTCTCTAAGGTTCCAACTATTACTATCCTCTCCTTACCTTATTTTCCACTCCTCTGCTCCCGAACTATCAGCTTGCTTTTTCTTCCGTCACCAAAACTGTGATAGATCTTAGGAATGTCTTCAATAGTTTGCCATATTGTACTTCAACTGATGCACATAATAATCCAGAAATATCTACTCCTGATTTTTATAAAGAAATAATCTCCAATATTATTTGTCTCAACTTAATTCTAGTGTCCCAGTTTGTTGTAGGAACCCAAACCATAAATTTTCTTCTATATCAAAACAGTGCACCATAAACAACTTCTCCGCTATGCCACTGCTGCTTTTGAGTATAGAATCTCATGGTATGATAGACATAATCTACAATAATCAGTAATTCATGATTGCTAGATTATATTTTCCAACACAGCAAGCAAGAAACCTAAGATTATCAACAAAATACAAGCAAATTATCTCAATTTTTCAACTAATGCTCAGGAAGAATGCACAGTCCAAAATTTCAAAAGAATTAGTGATCTAATCCTCATGCTAGATCACAAGTTTCCTCTAGTATTGTCTCCATCACCAACTCACAAACAACCTTTTGCTTGAGCTTAGACTCATGTTCTCATATTTCAAGGAGTTCCAGGATTTCCGATCATGCTGTGTTCGGTTGACATGGTATCAACATGGTGGTTCATATTACGCCCATCACCCATGCATATGCCAACACATCTTTTTGCATATTTTTCAGTTGTGTCATCTGGCAAAGATTCTGGGCAAGCTGTGCTATCATCTGTGTAGGAAACTATTATGGGGCATGCTAAGGAAAATTAAAGCCTTGCTCAGATTAAATTCTCACTTCATCCATCTTGGAGAGAAAGAAGAGGGAACAACCAAATTGtgtgaataaaaaaaatgaatagtTAATGTAACCATAATAATCAAATAAGATTCTCTCAAACCTCTTAATTAGAATTTATTCTGAATATAAATCAGTTAACTGGTGATATACAAGTCCTACTTCAATTAAATCCTCTCATCTAACATATTGAAAAGAGAAGACCAGTAGAAAGAAAAACAAAGCCAACATTTGGATGTTTTATTTCTAATAATATGATAATTCAGCGTCTAGGGCACAACAACAGTGTCACAAATAATTGAATTAGATATACAGAAAGAGATGTTACCCAAGAAGTGGAGGAATGGCACCAACTACTGCACCAACCCATGTATTGACTGGGTGTATCTGTTTCAAGGGAGTATACACAAATGCATAAAGAACTAAATTACTAGCTGCAAGCCCTGCCGCCAGGTAATTAGCCTGCAAGAACCTTGTCAATGATGATTTTCAACCATCAGTCACAACCTCATTAATGCATAGGAAGCTTAAAAGCCTAAAACAATTATTTTAACCAGACTGATATTACAAAACCTTCCAAGCCAACAAAGTTGTGCCAGCAATCCCAACAGTAGATGCCCAGATggcagcatgaggaacacttagaCGTCCTGAAGGTAGTGGTCTTTGCCTTGTTCTTTTCATTTTAGCATCATTCTGAATCTCAAACACCTGTCATGTATCAAATTtgattagaacaaaagaagagaaatcAGGATTCAGTATCTAGCTCAATTTCATATAAGATTTGTCAGTGTAACACATAAATACCTCAATTaaagatttagaaaaaaaaataagaacaTGCACTTCGATCTTGGAACAAAACTAAAAGAAAGAAACATAGTTGTATGTTTCCTTGCATTTAGAGTACCAGTCAAACCAACATAAACAAGAAAACCTAGTGGTTAAACTTAGATAAAGATGTCAGAAGCACTAACCAGTTATAATTAAAGTTTTGTTTTCCTGGATAAGTAAGATAACGCTACATATTGGATTTACAAACAACCTTTGTAATTCAATTAGAAAGCAAATTAATAAGTTATATACCATCAGTGATAAATCTACAAAATCAATTACTGCCTATGAGTTTAAGTAACAGTATCATTCCTAAGCTGGAGGTGCTTCATTAATTTGTAGTACAAATCTTATTAATTAACAAATATAAGGAACATCAGCAGAACCAATATGTTACAGAACTATCATCTTCAAATCATATACAATATATGATTAAAGATGTAATTCAGCAATAGATCTTGCATCTGGAATATTGCACCAATAGACTGTGATTACAACCAGAAAAGGTGCAGCAATATACAAATTCTTTCTTAACAATAGCATACAAATTTCAAATGGTCAAGCAAAGACAAACCACAGGTAGAGCCAGCCACCGGCTGAAACAGATGCACTATGATAATCCAGCACATATTATACCTATGATATACTCTAGCAAAAGTTCCAGTTTAAGGAATTTACTGGATGCTGACATTTGGTGATGGAAGTATAGGTAGAtgtattatttatctttttttgcaTATATCTCTTCAGAAGAAAGTTTCTGCTTTTACAGAGACGGTTCCAAGGGTTggatgtttttttttccttttcttgtcaTAAAATGAGTGCTTTCTGCAAAGACGCTTAAAACTACAACTACAAGAAAATGATAAATAGCCTCTTTTACAGAGTAATTATGACATGCCAGTGAAATAGGAAAATTGATTTGCAATCTTCAGCTACAGTTCATGCAATTGTTATAAGAAAAAAAGATGGACAAGAAACCTATATGGCATCATGAAAACAACAAAATATAGGATTTCAAATATAATATAACCAAAACAAGACTCAGGGCACCTGATTTAAAGAGTTTGCAGATGCTGCAACCATCATAGTGCCAGCACAAGTGCAAGAAAGCCCCGCAATATCTATAGCGCTGCCACTACCGAGAACAAAACCAGTTCCAGAAGTTGCAACTACAAGCATGCTGAAGaaaatggatatgttagtcatcaaGAAACAGAAGACCAGATTAGTCAACAGTCCACCTTAGTGCAAAACAATAGTGgaatccaacatgttatttatcaTAAGACAAATACTCATATTGGGGAATTATATACCACAAGTGCACATGATACTCACATCCAGCCACATATCTCGAAAAGCCAGATGCAACAAGAACAATTAAGACTATGAATCTATAAAGCATGGATATGGATACAAAACACTCACATAACATGATATGGATACATTACACATAAAAACCTTAAAAGATTGGACAGAATACAACATAGATCCAATGATAAAAAAGAAATTAAACATAAAGTTTTAAACATAAATAAGCAAAAATTCCTCATAGACCATTAGACATGATAAATCCAACCCAATAATGAACTAGTCAAAACCACCTAATGACTATATAATCAATTGCTAAACCTAATAATTAACAAGCTATGTTAACGTAATATAGaagcttgaattttattatggggATACATTATCCAACTACTGCAGAAGAACTAACCGATGAGTTCCATCCTGGTTAAATGTTAATTAATAGATTCACAAATTGAACCTAGCACACCGATTGAGAAGTTCTCGCACAACTATTATCACATTCTAGCATTAACAAATTACaaaacaaaaatcatcaataaccAAGGCTCCAACAACAAAAACGCTTCCAATGGATGACAAGATATAACCTTCTTATTCTCATATAAACAATCCCTTACTACTAAAAGATGATTCAATCCACTACCAGCAAGAAGAGAAATTTTCCTCTGGCTATGGTGAACAGAGCAACAGGGTAACAAGACTGTCAGACAACGATCACTCACGATATATATGACGCGTATTTTATGAAGTATCATATTCTATAGCAAGAAAATGGTATTTTATTAATGACGTCTCTCGGTTGAAGATTAATCGATTGTCGGTCTAATCGAACCTCCAAATCCTAAGTGAAAGACCGTATAATGAACCTGGAAAAGAAAAGCGAAGCAAAGCACTCTGACCTAAGACGAGCCTTCGAGAGCTCCCAGTAGCAGCGGCCGTAATGACGGATGGCCTCGGAGACATTCCTCGACATCTGAGAGACAAACGACGAGGCAGGCGCCAGAGATCCGAGCATCGCCGCCGCCTCAGCCGGAGACGAGGTGGAAAAGGCGGCGGAGGCCCTCTCGAGCCTCGGCGTCAACGGATCTACGGCCGAGTGGAGTCGCAGAGCAAAGAGAAGCGCCGCTCCGCTGCCGGCGAGACCATCGACGGAAGATGAGATCCGAGGAGACGAAAAGGAAACGGAGGAGAAATCAAGGGTAGGTTTAGTGCTTGCTCGGCCAGCGGAGACGAGGCCCctcgtggcggcggcggcggcggtgactCTCCACATGGCGGCGACGGTGCTGCCCCAAATGGCTTACCGAATCGGGTAATAAGGACCAAACGTTTGCAATTAGGCCCCTCTAATGCCTATATTTTGCATTTAGTCCACATTGGAACCGACCAGATTCGGGTTCATGTCGTCAGACCCGACCGGGTTCTTCTTCGAACCGGATTGGAAACGTAGTCAGTCGATGGACCATTTATATATATTACCGTAACTCGatttttcattcaaccaaaattcaaataattattgaAATGACGAAGTTATTTCGGTAAGTTCATAATTTTCCGATCAGAACAAGAATTTATTTGATATGGATGAAAAGAAATACAAGTATTTATTACAAGCACATGCAATAATAGATTAAAGCTTCGGAAATCGGAGGAATCATCCCTCGTTAATGACCAGTGGCTTCGAGGGACCAACTTAAAACGATGCTAAGCTTCATCTTTCAGTGGTCAccgtatatattttattttactgTGAAAAAGATGATGATATTTGATTGGGGattatttatcatttcatatttatgtATCATGATACAAAAACTCATATGAGAGGAATATTAGTCTCTCTGCAAAACACGAACCTTATGCTCATACCCTAACGGCTCACTTTAGCTATTCTTATATATTAAATCCACTGGTGCTTATCAGACGTGGAAACCACTAGTACCCTTCTCACATCTCCCTTCCATCTTGATGCACTTGTAGGACATGGCACAAACCACGTACGCCACAAGGTCTGCGCAGCTTAAAGCTGCTAAGAGGAAGTAGAACCTGTCCAAGTGGCCATCATTTAGGTTCGCCGGAATCCACCCTGGCCGACCGCCCTTGCCTGTGATCTTCATCACGATGGTGACGATGAAGTCACTGAAGAAGTTTCCGAACGCGATGGAGGTCATGTAGAGCGCGCTCCCGAAGCTTTTGAGCCCATCCGGAGTCTGCCCATTGAAGAACTGCAGCTGACTCACGTACATGAACACCTCCGAGGCTCCTACCAGCACGTACTGAGGCACCTGCCACATGATGTGCAGCGAGCtggcggcggtgcaacccctgcaCCGCAGCTTCAGCCTGAAGTGCTCCACGACACCGGCTGAGACCATGGCCAGGGCCGCTATGATCAGCCCGATCCCCATCCTCTGGAGTTCCGTGAGCCCCGTCGTGTTCTTCCTGACCCTGCAGACGAGGGGTTGGAGGAGCCTCTTGTAGAAGAAGATGAAGGCGACGACGCTGAGGATGTCGAAGGCCGACATGATGGAAGGCGGAATGGTGACGCCTCCGACCGTCCTTCGCATTGCGGCGCCTTGTACGACGAAGAGGGAGGCCATCTGAGTGAAGACCACGGAATAGAGGATGGTGCAAAGCCATATGGGGAGCAACCTGAGCACGCACTTCACTTCTTCTACTTGTGTGATGGTGCAGAGACGCCAGAGTTTACGGTGGGTCGACTGAGCTTGGAAGGTAAAATCATCGGAGTCGACGACCGCAGCTCGGTCCAAGAACCTGCGCAATCAAACAGGAGTAAGGGAGAGATGTCTATCATCTGTTCTTTTGGGCTTTTCTCCCTCCTGATCGAAAAGAAAGACAGAGACAGTGCCTCCGTACCCCAAGCCCTCTGTGTGGAGGATCCTTCTGCGTCCACCAGCTACTTGGAGCTCCTTCCCGTCCTCCTCGTACAGGTCGGCGGCCCCCGGCGGCATCCCGACCCTCGATTTCCTCGACGCAGCGACGACCACCTGGCAGAATCTAGAGAGGGTGTTGCCACCTGGCTTGCGGTGGCGGTACGTAGGGGTCGCACCCACGAAGATGAGCAGTGCCACGAAAGCGGACACAGTGGAGGCCCAGAAGCCCCAGGCCCACATGCCACGGTCCTCGAAGTAGCTCAAGCAGGTGTTGGAGAAGAGGGAGCCCAGGTTGAGGGCAAGgtagaagtagaggaagaaagtGTCTTTGGAGTGGGCTTCCTTGGGGTCGTCCTCATCGAACTGGTCCGCCCCAAAGGAAGCAACGGTGGGCTGGTAGCCCCCGTTCCCCAGGGCAACCATGTAGATGACAAAGTAAAACAACCTGACTTCCAGATTGGTGTGCGAACCACAAGGAGTCCACTGATCACCACAACCCGAGGGCTTGATCAGGAACAGGTGCGAAGTCAGGGATAGCACCGTCAACCCCTGTAACAGAAGAGTGAGAAGGATTTCGAGGACAAGCACCCCCCCTATCCCTGTGCTCTCTTTCTTTGACATGTCAAAGGGCTTACAGAAGTCACTTACGAATACGAACACGGCTTGGAAGACGACGCACGTCTTGTATCCTCCCCAGTAGGAATCACTGAGGAATGCACCAACGAGAGAGAAGATGTTGAGAGCCCCTGTCCATTTGCTGACGTTGTTGGCGGCAACCGCGTTGCTCTGCTGTAGCACTCTCGTGAGGAACAACACCAGGTTGACGTTCACCCCGAAGAAAGCTAGCGTTGCCAGGCCCTGATTCACTGCATTCCGGAACATACGGTGGCATCAGCCTTGGCGAACAAAGCGAGAGAACTTAAATCCAAGTGCACAGGAAGCAGAGTAGTAACAGTTGCAGGGGAAGAACACAATTTGCAGACACCTAACGGATATCGCTTTTTTGAATGTTGGTTGTAAGTTTGTGGTTTTAACAAGCGAGGAAAGGATTACCAAGCAGAAAATTTCCAGCCAGCCATCCGCCCGACCTCCCTTCTGCTGCATGCTGCCCTGTGAACTCCACCGAGCTCTCAAGTATGTCCTTGTCCTGTGCGTCTTCCTTTGATAGTATTTTCAGATCAATCATCGTCATAATTCGATGAGCGATGTGCCTTCTTAAAGATGGAGATGATAGTGATGTGTGCTAATGCTCATGAAAGAAGGTACTAACCATTTTAGACACCTTGAAGTCGGTCTGCAAATACACCATAGAGAGGCCAAAATGATACCGGAAGGTAGAAGCAGGAGCAGGAGAGTATGGTGAAAGAACAGCTGTAGGGAGAGAGGACGACACCAGCTATGCGTTTATATAGGCGATAAAAAGGAAAACGGACGGTCGTGATTGAGCCACCAGAATCATGGCATCAAAAGAATAGGGGGGAAATCCTCGGTGCAGAGCCTATTTGTGATGTGTATGGGAGTTGGATATGTGCAATGACCAAGGAAATAAAAGCAGTAATCCCAAGAGTGCTGAGAAATGTTGGCgtcagaatcaaatgaagaatatgttCCCTTCGCTTCCGGAAATCCACTTCCTTCTGATAAAGCTAATATTCTGCGCCTGCTTTGCAGGTTATATGCGGGAATGCAGAGGTCGTTCCAGCAGACGTCTCAAGTTATAATGCCGAACCATCTAGTTAGGCCGGAGTAGTGTGAGAATTCTTCATTAGAAGAGCTAAGTTATGAGCAGAAAGCAGATCAAAAGGGATCACAGAACAACGGGAAGACAACCTGACAGAATAAACTCAGTGTCTGAATTAATAGTGGAACTTGGCATATTAATAGAAACCCAAGCTTTTATTCTTACGCACTGATAATTCATGGTGGCCTGCACACGAGATTTTGCTTCCTTTTGTCCTGCATCAGAATATTTAGAGCAGGATTGTTGCTCCAGTTCTCATTACAAGAAAAGCCAGTTCCAGAATTCCTTGCTGATCCTCAATAATTGTTGATCCCCTTCTATTCTTCGAATTATTGAATAAGCACCTGACTTTTTTGTGTTTCCTTGTAATGAGATGAGGCTCCTCCAATCAACAGGTTGGAGTGTATCCTTTGGCTCATTAAGAATTTTGTGTTGGAGTGTATGTTGTCAGACTAACAACAGGTTAAGAAAGAGTGTATGATTAGGCCACGAGTACTCGAAAGATATCGGTTGTGATCCAACATCTATTGGCTGTGTTCGACTGATGGCCAATATTGCTTCTGCTGCTCCTTTAAGTAAACCAGTTTCATGAGGATGCTGTCTCCTACTGTCTGCATCTGCATCTAGTCGCAGTGCAGTCCAGCTGACAGCATCATCTATGTAGAAAGAAACAAGAACTAACGTTCAATATCATGGTCAATATCTTTTCCTAGGAATGTGGCAATTCTTAGTGTAATCGACACTTATCATCCTAAGTCCAGAGTTTGCTCAGGTTGACCCAACCTAGCAATACAGCATTGAGATTTAGTGGTGAGTTGAACTGATAGATTATTGCGTCTGTGAGAGTAGGGGGGGAGGTGACCACCGAATGAGATGTCATATATGGTGGAGCAAACCAAGAAAAATGCAGGGGTTAGGTTGATCAAGCGTAGAAAAAGACCAGCAAATCAACAAATGGAGGTTGATTGCAGCAAGGTCATTGTCCATGCCCTGATATCATGCATTCATTCTGTCTCTTAGTCGTGCTTTCGTATGCTTGATATCTAGCTTTACGGATAAGAGAAGCACCTTACAGCCATGTTCTGAGATCTTAGGGGTTAAGTCCCGTAGCAAAATGGTCTGCCTGCAACAAACAAAGGTCCCATTCATTATGCGAGGACATTGTAACTCCATTCTGAGATGTACATTTCGGATAACTTATCATGGTTTTCTGATGGAGATAAGGGACTGTTTTGGATGATCAAACTAGGTCTCTAAGAAATGCTCCCATGGCCGTCATTAGCATGCAAGATGGAGGGAAGGCGAAGACGCGCATTGGTGAATTCTCCTAACCTACCGAAAGCCTGCTACATTGTTCCGAGCTCATAAGTGGAGAACACTATCAAAAATCTTTCAACCTGCTTATCAATCCTCAGCTCCCTTCGGACCACCACCATCTTCCTGGTTTACCGGGAGCCATCCTTATCATTCTGTCAGATGCCACCAAGGCGTTGCTGCATTCATCGGAGCCAGTGCAATGGTGTACAGAACAGGGCGAGTCCCTATAGCCTGCGCGAAACGAGGCGTACCTGTGAACGCAGGATGTGTTCCAGCTGGATTCTGGCTCAAATATGGTGGGTGATGCGATCTGTGTGTCGAGCGGATTGTGGATCACATCGTACTTGAGATCACATCCATGAGCTAATGATCATGTCCCAGGTGAACGTCCGGATCTCATTATTTCTCGGCCTTTGTCATCCCCGTTGCTGCTCCTGCTCCGTGGAAACTCGCACAGTATAAAGGACTCTGACCTGCCATGGAAAGATGGCACCGTGAGCCACATTTCCTCTCTCTTTTGATCGCGTCATTTAGCAGAAGAGACCTTTGCATGCAAGCGCTACGTACTTATCTTAGTCTTGATCAAAGAAAGCATAGGGCTTGGTTTCAACAATTGTTTTGTGCTGGTTGTACACATAGACCTAATTCTCAGCAGCTGATCTTTTGCGAATGCCTACTCATGCTCAATTTTTGGTTGCTGTCAAAATGCTCTCACCACTACCACCGATGA from Musa acuminata AAA Group cultivar baxijiao chromosome BXJ2-11, Cavendish_Baxijiao_AAA, whole genome shotgun sequence encodes:
- the LOC135626590 gene encoding protoheme IX farnesyltransferase, mitochondrial-like, producing the protein MWRVTAAAAATRGLVSAGRASTKPTLDFSSVSFSSPRISSSVDGLAGSGAALLFALRLHSAVDPLTPRLERASAAFSTSSPAEAAAMLGSLAPASSFVSQMSRNVSEAIRHYGRCYWELSKARLSMLVVATSGTGFVLGSGSAIDIAGLSCTCAGTMMVAASANSLNQVFEIQNDAKMKRTRQRPLPSGRLSVPHAAIWASTVGIAGTTLLAWKANYLAAGLAASNLVLYAFVYTPLKQIHPVNTWVGAVVGAIPPLLGWAASSGELPLKSVILPAALYFWQIPHFMALAYLCRNDYIAGGFRMFSLADASGQRTALVSLRNCLYLLPLGLLAYNWGLTSKWFALESSLLTIFSSISALLFVRERTSKNARRMFYGSLLYLPVFMSGLLLHRQPNEQHEHVISEPTTMNVLLSEVEVHEGNSSSTGQYKQRKDLTCTQARPPIAYASVAPFPFLPVPLYVSPDSLLPYWM
- the LOC135626588 gene encoding protein NRT1/ PTR FAMILY 7.3-like, with translation MVYLQTDFKVSKMEDAQDKDILESSVEFTGQHAAEGRSGGWLAGNFLLVNQGLATLAFFGVNVNLVLFLTRVLQQSNAVAANNVSKWTGALNIFSLVGAFLSDSYWGGYKTCVVFQAVFVFGLTVLSLTSHLFLIKPSGCGDQWTPCGSHTNLEVRLFYFVIYMVALGNGGYQPTVASFGADQFDEDDPKEAHSKDTFFLYFYLALNLGSLFSNTCLSYFEDRGMWAWGFWASTVSAFVALLIFVGATPTYRHRKPGGNTLSRFCQVVVAASRKSRVGMPPGAADLYEEDGKELQVAGGRRRILHTEGLGFLDRAAVVDSDDFTFQAQSTHRKLWRLCTITQVEEVKCVLRLLPIWLCTILYSVVFTQMASLFVVQGAAMRRTVGGVTIPPSIMSAFDILSVVAFIFFYKRLLQPLVCRVRKNTTGLTELQRMGIGLIIAALAMVSAGVVEHFRLKLRCRGCTAASSLHIMWQVPQYVLVGASEVFMYVSQLQFFNGQTPDGLKSFGSALYMTSIAFGNFFSDFIVTIVMKITGKGGRPGWIPANLNDGHLDRFYFLLAALSCADLVAYVVCAMSYKCIKMEGRCEKGTSGFHV